One genomic segment of Allocatelliglobosispora scoriae includes these proteins:
- a CDS encoding leucyl/phenylalanyl-tRNA--protein transferase, with protein MTGTCTEMAWESVDLTGATADLPVAVGGSVAPHRLLEAYRHGAFPYPSSGDYAAEVNRALYGDHVEDGVITAFPGTDPYAVTWWNPPQRPVIPAGGLHLSRNLRRDLRNRHPWTTTCDHAFTEVVQECRRHRSSRWLTDELCDSLLALYDAGWAHSVEVWHGDELIGGLFGTGMGRVHGVDSAFTRVPDAGKVAFADLAARLPGEALIDVQVTSDYTTALGARPIDRADYLAALRDVDLPLIPAMGVRFASALAG; from the coding sequence GTGACCGGCACCTGCACCGAGATGGCCTGGGAGTCGGTCGACCTGACCGGCGCGACGGCGGACCTGCCCGTCGCGGTCGGCGGCTCGGTCGCACCGCACCGGCTGCTCGAGGCCTACCGGCACGGGGCGTTCCCCTACCCGAGCAGCGGTGACTACGCGGCCGAGGTCAACCGGGCGCTCTACGGCGACCACGTCGAGGACGGGGTGATCACGGCGTTCCCCGGCACCGACCCCTACGCGGTGACGTGGTGGAACCCGCCGCAGCGCCCGGTGATCCCGGCCGGCGGCCTGCACCTGTCGCGCAACCTGCGCCGGGACCTGCGCAACCGGCACCCCTGGACCACCACCTGCGACCACGCGTTCACCGAGGTCGTCCAGGAGTGCCGGCGGCACCGCAGCAGCCGGTGGCTCACCGACGAGCTGTGCGACTCGCTGCTCGCCCTCTACGACGCGGGCTGGGCGCACAGCGTCGAGGTATGGCACGGCGACGAGCTGATCGGCGGGCTCTTCGGCACCGGGATGGGCCGGGTCCACGGCGTCGACTCGGCCTTCACCCGCGTACCGGACGCCGGGAAGGTCGCGTTCGCCGACCTCGCGGCCCGGCTGCCCGGTGAAGCGCTGATCGACGTGCAGGTGACCAGCGACTACACCACGGCGCTGGGCGCCCGGCCGATCGACCGCGCCGACTACCTGGCCGCACTGCGCGATGTGGATCTGCCGCTCATCCCGGCGATGGGCGTCCGCTTCGCCTCAGCCCTGGCCGGGTGA
- a CDS encoding class I SAM-dependent DNA methyltransferase has translation MTDEDGYFGERVAAKYDDGTSAEYQPEVIGATVGVLAELARGGRALELAVGTGRIALPLAARGVEVHGIDMSRAMVARLRAKPGGDAIGVTIGDFTTARVEGSFSLAYLVFNTIMNVTTQDGQVECFRNAAAHLAPGGCFVVEVMVPELRKLPVGQDVVPFRADATGWAFDRYDLVTQEMSSNYIDVVDGRGDYRSVPFRYVWPAELDLMARIAGLRLRERWGGWNREPFTADSARHVSVWEKPAA, from the coding sequence GTGACTGATGAGGACGGCTACTTCGGTGAGCGGGTGGCGGCGAAGTACGACGACGGCACGTCGGCGGAGTACCAGCCGGAGGTGATCGGGGCGACCGTCGGCGTACTGGCCGAATTGGCCCGGGGAGGTCGCGCGCTGGAACTCGCGGTCGGGACCGGGCGGATCGCGCTGCCGCTCGCGGCCCGTGGGGTCGAGGTGCACGGGATCGACATGTCGCGGGCGATGGTGGCCCGGCTGCGGGCCAAGCCCGGCGGCGACGCGATCGGCGTGACGATCGGCGACTTCACGACGGCCCGGGTGGAGGGGTCGTTCTCGCTCGCCTACCTCGTCTTCAATACGATCATGAATGTGACCACGCAGGACGGGCAGGTCGAGTGCTTCCGCAACGCGGCCGCGCACCTGGCGCCGGGCGGCTGCTTCGTGGTCGAGGTGATGGTGCCGGAGCTGCGGAAACTGCCGGTGGGGCAGGACGTGGTGCCGTTCCGCGCGGATGCGACGGGGTGGGCGTTCGACCGCTACGACCTCGTGACGCAGGAGATGAGCTCCAACTACATCGATGTCGTGGACGGGCGCGGGGATTACCGGTCGGTTCCGTTCCGGTATGTGTGGCCCGCGGAGCTGGACCTGATGGCGCGGATCGCGGGGCTGCGGCTGCGGGAGCGCTGGGGCGGGTGGAACCGCGAGCCGTTCACGGCCGACAGCGCCCGGCACGTCTCGGTCTGGGAGAAGCCCGCCGCGTGA
- a CDS encoding phytanoyl-CoA dioxygenase: protein MDVDGFVRDGYTVVRGAFDAGTAAACREVIWSELAAHGIGRDPATWTRPALRIDCPEGGPFVTAGTAPALSDAYDILIGAGRWTQRGGVGGTIPVRFPTEEYPGEVGYHIEGSYEVDGGAYWTNVRSRGRGLLALFLFSDVGPDDAPTRLVTGSHRFIPPLLAPGGERGMPGDDAVKRLRPSVLCRRAVEATGAAGDVFLCHPFVVHTATWPHRGTVPRMMAQPGVEVLDGFALDGSDPSPVARAIVESLEGYGDGRD from the coding sequence ATGGATGTCGACGGCTTCGTACGCGACGGCTACACCGTGGTGCGGGGTGCCTTCGACGCCGGGACGGCCGCCGCGTGCCGCGAGGTGATCTGGTCGGAGCTCGCCGCCCACGGCATCGGCCGCGACCCGGCGACCTGGACGCGTCCGGCGCTGCGGATCGACTGCCCCGAGGGCGGGCCGTTCGTCACCGCCGGGACCGCACCGGCGCTGAGCGACGCCTACGACATCCTCATCGGCGCGGGCCGGTGGACGCAGCGCGGCGGGGTCGGCGGGACGATCCCGGTGCGGTTCCCGACCGAGGAGTACCCCGGTGAGGTCGGCTACCACATCGAGGGCAGCTACGAGGTCGACGGCGGTGCTTACTGGACGAACGTGCGGTCGCGGGGCCGGGGGCTGCTCGCGCTGTTCCTCTTCTCCGATGTCGGACCCGACGACGCCCCCACCCGGCTGGTGACGGGCTCGCACCGTTTCATCCCGCCGCTGCTCGCCCCCGGCGGCGAGCGTGGTATGCCGGGTGACGACGCGGTGAAGCGGCTGCGCCCGTCGGTGCTGTGCCGCCGCGCGGTCGAGGCGACGGGTGCCGCCGGTGATGTCTTCCTGTGCCACCCGTTCGTCGTGCACACCGCGACGTGGCCGCATCGGGGGACGGTCCCGCGGATGATGGCGCAGCCGGGGGTGGAGGTCCTCGACGGGTTCGCCCTGGACGGCTCCGATCCGTCGCCGGTCGCGCGGGCCATCGTCGAGAGTCTGGAGGGGTACGGTGACGGCCGTGACTGA
- a CDS encoding VOC family protein, with product MALRPVQVNIKAVDTAEVGRFWAAALGWAVTGGTPGVTSYVAPVGDFVWPDPVVLGIDVVSVPAPKTAAKNRVHLDLATTSAAHQAELVARLRAIGATPADVGQGSNVPWTVLADPEGNEFCVLEPREVHRDTGPIAVVVVDCADPRAMARFWGAAIDWTLHEATDEHAVLRNADNTGPYLEFLRTPGGKTAPDRIHLDLLPYPGDDRAVEADRLRALGATDLDIGQGDAPWTCLTDPDGHEFCVLAP from the coding sequence ATGGCACTGCGACCCGTCCAGGTGAACATCAAGGCCGTCGACACCGCCGAGGTCGGCCGGTTCTGGGCGGCAGCGCTCGGCTGGGCGGTCACCGGCGGCACACCCGGCGTGACCAGCTACGTCGCCCCCGTCGGCGACTTCGTCTGGCCGGACCCGGTCGTCCTCGGCATCGACGTCGTCTCCGTCCCCGCGCCCAAGACGGCGGCGAAGAACCGGGTGCACCTCGACCTCGCCACCACGTCCGCGGCCCATCAGGCGGAGCTGGTGGCACGCCTGCGGGCGATCGGTGCGACACCCGCGGACGTAGGTCAGGGGAGCAACGTGCCGTGGACCGTTCTCGCCGACCCGGAGGGCAACGAGTTCTGCGTGCTGGAGCCGCGCGAGGTGCACCGGGACACCGGGCCGATCGCCGTCGTGGTCGTCGACTGCGCGGATCCGCGGGCCATGGCCCGGTTCTGGGGTGCGGCGATCGACTGGACGCTGCACGAGGCGACCGACGAGCACGCGGTGCTGCGCAACGCCGACAACACCGGCCCGTACCTGGAATTCCTCCGCACGCCCGGCGGGAAGACCGCGCCGGACCGCATCCACCTCGACCTGCTGCCCTACCCCGGCGACGACAGGGCGGTGGAGGCGGACCGGCTGCGGGCACTCGGCGCCACCGACCTCGACATCGGCCAGGGCGACGCCCCGTGGACCTGCCTGACCGACCCCGACGGCCACGAATTCTGCGTCCTGGCCCCGTAA
- a CDS encoding S1 family peptidase, translating into MGWRNSRLAARVLAVGAAITVGVTGGVPANAGLDARGGARPQGASATVMAALQRDLGLTADQVNRRLAQESVAVKLDAEVRATMGAEFAGSWFDPGSGTLVVAVTSAQAAARITASGAQARMVRHPMSTLRAITDKLDGLAGRANPASRSHAVDGLVGWYIDPVANSVVVTALQGATRAAALDLFAGYEDAVRVEYTDRMPTPATNAIDGGDVINRTCSAGFNLRNPTTGQGYLLTAGHCVAQNSGVRGQGGPFGIGVFFGTAIISRFPSADDAIVRNESAGYWIQGPWMDLNPSNGNFAYVVGTSDAPVGTSICKSGITTKLTCGTITAKRETVTYSGGRTVYDLTRHNACVEGGDSGGPNTTQFGTAAEGVTSGSNGYSGRCGEVYGYANVSWYYPIVLSLALYGQVYGATLW; encoded by the coding sequence ATGGGCTGGAGAAATTCTCGGCTGGCGGCGCGCGTACTGGCCGTCGGGGCCGCGATCACCGTGGGCGTCACGGGCGGCGTACCGGCGAATGCCGGGTTGGATGCTCGTGGCGGCGCACGGCCGCAGGGCGCCTCGGCGACCGTGATGGCCGCGCTGCAGCGCGATCTCGGCCTCACTGCCGACCAGGTGAACCGGCGTCTGGCGCAGGAGTCCGTCGCGGTGAAACTCGACGCCGAAGTGCGCGCCACCATGGGCGCGGAGTTCGCCGGTTCGTGGTTCGACCCCGGGTCCGGCACGCTCGTCGTCGCGGTCACCAGCGCGCAGGCCGCCGCCAGGATCACCGCCTCGGGCGCCCAGGCGCGAATGGTCCGCCACCCCATGTCCACCCTGCGGGCGATCACCGACAAGCTCGACGGCCTCGCCGGGCGCGCGAACCCCGCCTCGCGCAGCCACGCGGTGGACGGGCTGGTGGGCTGGTACATCGACCCGGTCGCCAACAGCGTGGTCGTCACGGCACTGCAGGGTGCCACGCGAGCCGCAGCGCTGGACCTTTTCGCCGGCTACGAGGACGCGGTCCGGGTGGAGTACACCGATCGCATGCCCACCCCGGCCACGAACGCCATCGACGGCGGCGATGTGATCAACCGCACCTGCTCGGCCGGGTTCAATCTCCGCAACCCCACGACCGGCCAGGGCTACCTGCTCACCGCCGGACACTGCGTCGCGCAGAACTCGGGGGTACGCGGCCAGGGCGGCCCGTTCGGTATCGGCGTCTTCTTCGGCACCGCGATCATCAGCCGTTTCCCCTCCGCCGACGACGCGATCGTCCGCAACGAGAGTGCCGGTTACTGGATCCAGGGACCCTGGATGGACCTGAACCCGTCCAATGGGAACTTCGCCTATGTCGTCGGCACCAGCGACGCCCCGGTCGGCACCTCGATCTGCAAGTCGGGCATCACGACCAAGCTGACCTGCGGCACCATCACCGCGAAGCGGGAGACCGTGACCTACAGCGGCGGGCGCACCGTCTATGACCTCACCCGTCACAACGCGTGCGTCGAAGGCGGCGACTCCGGCGGCCCGAACACCACGCAGTTCGGCACCGCGGCCGAGGGCGTCACCAGCGGATCCAACGGTTACTCGGGCCGCTGCGGCGAGGTCTACGGATACGCCAACGTCTCGTGGTACTACCCGATCGTGCTCAGCCTCGCCCTCTACGGCCAGGTATACGGCGCGACCCTCTGGTAG